One genomic region from Hoeflea algicola encodes:
- a CDS encoding CinA family protein: protein MSEAETLADLQADCRALAEELLQAMSVAGAMVATAESCTGGLIAGAITDIAGSSAVFDRGFVTYSNEAKQDMLGVRPATLEAFGAVSAQTATEMVLGARRRSRAGYAVSVTGVAGPGGGTPMKPVGLVWMGLSGPGDLTSVVELRWDPSWSRDMIRAATVRAALEALIGRATQGSGNQTSPAAP from the coding sequence ATGAGCGAAGCCGAGACCCTTGCGGACCTGCAGGCCGACTGCCGCGCTCTGGCCGAAGAACTGCTTCAGGCGATGTCGGTTGCGGGCGCAATGGTCGCCACCGCGGAATCCTGTACCGGTGGGCTGATTGCCGGCGCGATCACCGACATAGCCGGATCATCAGCGGTGTTTGACCGTGGTTTCGTGACCTATTCCAACGAAGCCAAGCAGGACATGCTCGGCGTCAGGCCGGCCACACTGGAAGCCTTCGGCGCCGTCTCGGCGCAAACGGCCACCGAGATGGTGCTGGGTGCGCGGCGGCGCTCGCGGGCGGGCTATGCGGTGTCGGTCACCGGCGTAGCCGGACCGGGCGGTGGTACACCGATGAAGCCGGTCGGGCTGGTCTGGATGGGGCTATCGGGGCCCGGGGACCTGACCAGCGTTGTGGAATTGCGCTGGGACCCAAGCTGGAGCCGCGACATGATCCGCGCCGCGACAGTGCGTGCGGCACTTGAAGCACTGATCGGCCGCGCCACCCAGGGCAGTGGAAATCAGACGTCGCCGGCCGCGCCGTAG